Sequence from the Sulfuracidifex tepidarius genome:
AAGAGACATGAAGAAAATAGTCTTAAACTATTTACTTTCGATAATGACTGAAGAAGAGAAAAACGAGTTTTACAGAATTTTAAATCAAATCGAGAGGCATGGAAGGAAAGCGGATTCTGCACTGTACTTAGCTATTTATGAGCATATTTTGAGCAGAGAAGGGAAACAAGTTAAGCGTGATTATCTGAAGTTCATTAGAAGTAGAGGAATCGGAAGATATGCGATACGTCAACGTAAGAAGTTACTTAGACAGATGCTTAGAGAGGATCCAGTTATACAATATATTAAATATGAATATAGCGGGGATAAGGAGGAGGATTTGAAAGTATATGAACTACTGAAGAAACATAACTTAGCTTACGATAATGCGAAAAAGAGAAAGCAAATATTATTGAGGTATTTGACTGATAAAAAACTCTTGAATGAATTACTCGAAAAAGAGAAAATTGAAGAGATAGGCAATACTATACTTTTGCTAAACATCAGGGATTTTGAGAGCTTCTCTTTCAGTCAGTTCCCCGTCTAAAATCTTCTCTACAATCCTCTCGTTTAATTTTTCTGCAATATATGCCTCATTTTTTGTTAGATATCTGATATAATAGACATCCCTAACCACAGTAATTTGTACATAAGCGTAGTCATCTTTAATAATAATAACTACGCCGTTTGGAAGCTTATTGATCCTCGTTCCTTTTCTTTTCGCAACTCTTTCAATAAGATCGACGATGCTCATGTTACTCAGTCCTCCAGCGCTGTTTCTCTTCTTCTGTGAGTTGAATTCGTACGTGTGTTGTAATAGCTCCAGTCCTCAATATTCCCCTTCCCCTGGTACTCTTTAAGATGTAGTCTATCTCTTCTTCTGATAAATGAGCTAAACTTGCTAGATCATTTACAGCCTCCCTCTCTTGCTTCAGAATTAGCTTGTTGTCGGCTAACTGCCATGCCTCCTTAGCATAATTATTCATATTATAATGTTGTATAAGCTGTGTCATTGTTATCATACTAGTCCTCAGAGCCCTAGCAGTTCTGTAGATTATTGCAATGATCTTAGCTACGGATTGATACTCAAACAGGAAGTGAGCCTCATCAATTAAGATCAGTTTTTCAACATCTCTGGGGAGCTTATTGATTAACGAATAAGCATATAGCATTAACATCGTAGCTGCAAGTCTTTTCTTTCTAGTGTCCTCAGTCTGAAGGCCGAGAATGATAAACTTCTTCCCCTTTAATGATGGAGGAGTTCCCATAAAAACGAATTTATCAGCCCCAGAAGTCATGTTTAACAGAAAGTTCTCTAATTTTCTGTATTCTGTTGCGAATTTTTTGCTTGCCAAATCCTCCAGATTATCCCTTAATTCCTTAAGGCTCTTATTCTGTTCTAACTGACTGGCCAATATTCCTCTTAATTCTAGTGGGATCCCATAGGATTCAATTAGGAAATCGGCGATATCACCGCTTGAAACTATTCCCTCTGAGGCTAAAGCCACTGGATCTAGGCCTATATAATCGCCATCTCTGAAAGTAATGTTTAAATCGGCTTCGTTAGCAAAGAAACGATTATAATTACTCATCGGGTCTATGACGATTATATAAATCTTATCGTGGGCTTTCCTTAGCCTATCAATTAATACTGCACCTGTGGTTGTTTTTCCTGCTCCAGCAGTTCCAGTTATCGCCCAATGGGGATTCTGCCTTCCATTAATTGCTAAATACGGATTAGTTGCAATAGGAGCTCCTTTATCGTCAGTCCCTAAGAAGATGCCGTTAGGCTCAACTAAGTTAAAACCTACTAAAGGATAGAACTTTGCAAGACTGACATTGCTACTTATTCTGTATCCTACATTGTTGCTAAAATTATATAGCTCAGCTTGGGCACAACATGGAACATCTAAAAGTATTCCGTTTTCCTGTGCATTCTTAACTAATTCTCTAGTTAAAGATTCTAGTTCTTGAAACGTTTTTGCATGAACTACAAAGAGAAAACGGAATTTCAAGGGATCCGCAGCTTCCTCATCTAAATCTTTCTTAAGCTGATAACCTGACGTTAACATCTCTTCAATTTGTACGCTTAAGTTCCCATATCTCGTCAT
This genomic interval carries:
- a CDS encoding VirB4 family type IV secretion system protein is translated as MLFGNGKTETKAKQRYYRLEGVPFFLLSPEDRDMKMKELSTLLSQAEHGYIYISRKPDTYEFEGTKFPIISSSFQLVTEKEMDLETAEPPERPKIKKERAKYLETDQGFARVLVSYRYSVRIMEGALGRIDFKSINPELFELVIQFQKIPQTSVRNYLNSLEVKRMKMTRYGNLSVQIEEMLTSGYQLKKDLDEEAADPLKFRFLFVVHAKTFQELESLTRELVKNAQENGILLDVPCCAQAELYNFSNNVGYRISSNVSLAKFYPLVGFNLVEPNGIFLGTDDKGAPIATNPYLAINGRQNPHWAITGTAGAGKTTTGAVLIDRLRKAHDKIYIIVIDPMSNYNRFFANEADLNITFRDGDYIGLDPVALASEGIVSSGDIADFLIESYGIPLELRGILASQLEQNKSLKELRDNLEDLASKKFATEYRKLENFLLNMTSGADKFVFMGTPPSLKGKKFIILGLQTEDTRKKRLAATMLMLYAYSLINKLPRDVEKLILIDEAHFLFEYQSVAKIIAIIYRTARALRTSMITMTQLIQHYNMNNYAKEAWQLADNKLILKQEREAVNDLASLAHLSEEEIDYILKSTRGRGILRTGAITTHVRIQLTEEEKQRWRTE